A window of Triplophysa dalaica isolate WHDGS20190420 chromosome 7, ASM1584641v1, whole genome shotgun sequence contains these coding sequences:
- the pitpnbl gene encoding phosphatidylinositol transfer protein, beta, like: MTRCSHFRRPQSVVECTVLSRFGMVLVKQYQVLLPCSVEEYQVGQLYSVAEASKNNTGGGEGIEVLRNEPYEKDGEKGQYTHKIYHIHSKVPGFIQMFAPEGALVFHEKAWNAYPYCRTIVTNEYMKDDFFIKIETWHKPDIGTTENPHGLPPEEWEEIEIVPIDIADRSQVDDVDYKPDEDPAIYHSEKTSRGPLGPEWKKELHNGNCPYMTAYKLVTVHFRWWGLQGRVENFIHKQEKRLFTNFHRQLFCWLDRWVDLTMDDIRRMEEETQRELDQMRSQGTVRGMKAGED; encoded by the exons ATGACGCGCTGCTCTCATTTCCGGCGACCGCAGTCTGTTGTTGAATGTACCGTTCTGTCCAGATTCGGGATGGTACTCGTCAAGCAATA CCAGGTGCTGTTGCCATGTTCAGTAGAAGAG TACCAGGTTGGCCAACTGTACTCTGTTGCAGAGGCCAGTAAGAATAACACAGGTGGAGGAGAGGGAATCGAGGTCCTCCGAAATGAACCTTACGAGAAGGACGGAGAGAAGGGCCAGTATACCCACAAGATCTACCACATACACAG CAAGGTTCCCGGTTTTATTCAGATGTTTGCACCAGAAGGAGCTCTGGTTTTTCACGAGAAAGCCTGGAATGCCTACCCCTACTGTCGTACTA TTGTTACA AATGAGTATATGAAAGATGACTTCTTCATTAAAATCGAAACCTGGCATAAACCTGACATAGGAACAACTGAGAAT CCTCACGGTCTTCCTCCTGAAGAGTGGGAGGAGATTGAGATTGTTCCGATCGATATAGCCGACCGCTCTCAGGTGGATGATGTG GATTATAAACCGGATGAGGACCCTGCCATCTATCACTCTGAGAAAACTAGCAGAGGACCTCTTGGACCTGAATGGAAG AAAGAGCTTCACAATGGTAATTGTCCCTATATGACAGCGTATAAGCTGGTGACGGTTCATTTCCGCTGGTGGGGACTACAGGGACGCGTGGAGAACTTCATTCATAAG CAGGAGAAAAGGCTTTTTACTAATTTCCACCGGCAGCTGTTTTGTTGGCTGGACCGCTGGGTGGACTTAACTATGGATGACATTCGCCGGATGGAAGAAGAGACGCAGAGGGAGCTGGATCAG atgcGCAGCCAAGGGACTGTGAGAGGGATGAAAGCCGGAGAGGACTAA
- the LOC130425620 gene encoding LOW QUALITY PROTEIN: heat shock 70 kDa protein-like (The sequence of the model RefSeq protein was modified relative to this genomic sequence to represent the inferred CDS: inserted 3 bases in 2 codons): MVLVKEIAEAYIGHKVTDVVITLXAYFNDSQRQAKKDAGVIAGLNVLRIIKEPTAAAIAYGLDKGKSSERNVLIFDLARGTFDVSILTIEDGILEVKATAGDKHLCGKHFDNSMVNHFVXEFKRKHKKDISQNKKALRRLHTACERAKRTLSFSSQSSVDIDSLYEDIHHQSKV, encoded by the exons ATGGTCTTGGTGAAGGAGATTGCAGAGGCTTACATTGGACACAAGGTGACAGATGTAGTTATCACAT CTGCCTACTTCAATGACTCCCAGAGGCAAGCCAAGAAAGATGCTGGAGTAATCGCTGGCCTGAATGTTCTCCGAATCATCAAGGAGCCCACAGCTGCAGCCATTGCCTATGGGCTGGATAAAGGCAAAAGTTCAGAGCGTAACGTCCTGATCTTCGACCTGGCTAGAGGCACATTTGATGTGTCCATCCTGACTATCGAAGATGGCATCCTAGAGGTGAAAGCCACAGCTGGAGACAAACACCTGTGTGGGAAACACTTTGACAACAGCATGGTAAATCATTTTGT AGAATtcaagagaaaacacaagaagGACATCAGTCAGAACAAGAAAGCCCTGAGGAGGCTCCATACAGCTTGTGAAAGAGCCAAGAGAACCCTTTCCTTCAGCTCTCAGTCCAGCGTTGATATCGACTCTCTGTATGAGGACATCCATCACCAGAGTAAGGTTTGA
- the sh2b1 gene encoding SH2B adapter protein 1, whose protein sequence is MNGSLLTPPSPRAAANSSPLPPSPSPSPSPPSPSVLPLSTRPPPLPPPTPAGLPLSSLSDTPTPSPSPCLSWTEFCELHARVAAGDFARHYRAFLQENPHYSPDSAAAFCRRFTDRFVRHFESELEGTGAGREGTGNWVAQSDVTSLEEDATSPSLLPPEITTPCPSTHMRASPKPLLPQHGQEESRDAERFQIPAAFQDSYAHTQILPPSSSSSCSSSMGGNNGRREERGLAVKQYPHNPSGYKDLEEEDDSWTGPVTGEELDADAVGKDNETEGEDTSERADLDQMPTYPNPSGTPAGSGSKGNGTPMGSHSKNKLKKRFSLRSVGRSVRGSVRGILHWRSSSSDSPQNCTSGNSTPLPSSYSYTTGLQDGKRNSSSQAVPSSLPVSLSLPLSLPHSSSSSLPPSSSSSATSLSFSEARDWRRSNGDGEKEKWSHRLDKLRLSRSPPPTLSTATPPSSAISPSGLPPSCAGAPRKMGRLVREGGVTVCSSSDEFSSSLGFPGFSFGLLHHGTDNSNSASVHPSAMGGAVGGRGARWHKCRLVLKERDKDGGEGLLEYFLEFYIPPKSSKPRLTIPCCSIVDVRSTTAIEVPDKENTFLLRLEGQVQYVIETRDAVQMRAWLSDIRNAICLSEQEDVEGVCGSALTDLSGTPDFSDRLSQVCYGGVGGSPQLEPLPPELPPRAPLDESDNRLVGGGGAGLGTPFAETPDATGSFLFSEGSVSETVEHPLSECQWFHGTLSRLKAAQLVLSGGMASHGVFLVRQSETRRGEYVLTFNFQGKAKHLRLSLNEDGQCRVQHLWFQSIFDMLEHFRVHPIPLESGGASDVTLISFVGATNVRQPGRERAGSRPTVCDVITTRHPDSPSTPISDCVLDQQTP, encoded by the exons ATGAATGGCTCCCTCTTAACTCCGCCCAGTCCCCGGGCTGCGGCTAATTCGTCTCCTCTCCCACCCTCCCCATCTCCCTCCCCTTCTCCTCCATCCCCATCAGTGTTGCCCCTCTCCACAAGACCCCCGCCACTGCCTCCTCCGACTCCTGCTGGTCTGCCCTTGTCATCATTATCTGACACGCCCACACCATCTCCATCTCCCTGTCTTAGCTGGACCGAGTTCTGTGAGCTCCACGCACGGGTAGCCGCCGGTGACTTCGCCCGTCATTATCGGGCCTTCTTGCAGGAGAACCCGCATTACTCCCCCGATTCTGCTGCTGCTTTCTGTCGCCGCTTCACTGACAGATTTGTTCGACATTTTGAGAGTGAACTCGAGGGGACTGGCGCTGGCAGGGAAGGAACAGGAAACTGGGTAGCCCAGTCAGATGTTACATCGCTGGAAGAGGACGCAACATCCCCGTCCCTGCTGCCACCAGAGATCACTACCCCCTGCCCATCCACTCACATGCGGGCCTCACCCAAACCTCTTTTGCCCCAACACGGACAGGAGGAAAGCCGTGATGCCGAAAGATTTCAGATCCCTGCAGCATTTCAGGACTCGTATGCCCATACACAAATTCTCCCCCCTTCCTCCTCGTCTTCGTGCTCGTCCTCAATGGGCGGCAATAATGGGCGGAGGGAGGAGAGAGGACTCGCAGTTAAACAGTATCCTCACAATCCATCTGGCTACAAGGACCTGGAAGAAGAAGATGACAGCTGGACGGGGCCTGTAACTGGAGAGGAACTGGATGCAGATGCTGTAGGGAAGGACAATGAGACAGAAGGTGAGGATACCTCAGAAAGAGCTGATCTCGACCAGATGCCAACATACCCCAACCCCTCTGGCACACCAGCAGGCTCTGGATCAAAAGGAAATGGTACCCCCATGGGGAGTCACtccaaaaacaaactaaaaaagcGTTTTTCTTTACGCAGTGTGGGTCGCAGTGTCAGGGGGAGCGTGCGTGGCATCTTACACTGGCGTAGTTCCTCCAGTGACTCCCCTCAAAACTGCACTTCGGGTAACTCCACCCCTCTTCCTTCCAGTTACAGCTACACTACAGGCCTGCAAGATGGCAAGAGGAACTCCAGCTCTCAGGCTGTTCCCTCTTCTCTTCCTGTCTCTCTGTCCCTCCCTCTTTCCCTGCCccactcttcatcatcatcattgcCTCCATCATCATCCAGCAGTGCAACCTCGCTCTCCTTTTCTGAGGCCCGTGATTGGCGGAGGAGTAACGGAGATGGGGAGAAGGAGAAATGGAGTCACAGGTTGGACAAGTTGCGACTGTCCCGGTCACCGCCACCCACTCTGTCCACTGCTACTCCACCCTCCTCGGCCATATCTCCCTCTGGTTTGCCCCCCAGCTGCGCTGGTGCCCCTAGGAAAATGGGCAGGCTGGTCCGGGAGGGAGGAGTTACTGTGTGCTCGTCTTCGGATGAGTTTTCGAGCTCTCTTGGATTCCCTGGGTTCTCGTTTGGACTGCTGCACCATGGTACGGACAACAGCAACTCTGCATCAGTGCATCCTTCAGCCATGGGGGGAGCTGTTGGTGGAAGGGGGGCCCGTTGGCACAAGTGTCGCCTAGTTCTGAAAGAGCGAGATAAGGACGGAGGGGAAGGATTGCTGGAGTATTTCCTGGAGTTTTACATCCCACCTAAG tCCTCCAAACCCAGATTGACTATCCCATGCTGCTCCATCGTTGATGTTAGAAGCACTACAGCCATAGAGGTGCCGGACAAAGAGAATACCTTCCTTCTGCGA tTGGAAGGGCAGGTGCAGTACGTGATCGAGACCAGAGATGCAGTTCAGATGAGAGCTTGGCTCAGTGACATCAGAAATGCCATTTGTCTGAG TGAGCAAGAGGATGTCGAGGGAGTTTGTGGCAGTGCTCTCACTGACCTCAGCGGAACGCCGGATTTCAGCGACCGTCTGTCTCAAG TGTGCTATGGTGGAGTCGGTGGTTCTCCCCAACTTGAGCCTCTACCTCCTGAGTTACCGCCCCGTGCCCCTCTTGACGAATCAGACAATCGATTAGTTGGTGGAGGCGGAGCAGGTCTCGGCACGCCTTTTGCTGAAACTCCTGATGCAACAG GGTCCTTCCTGTTCTCTGAAGGTTCTGTGTCGGAAACTGTAGAACATCCTCTAAGCGAGTGTCAGTGGTTCCACGGCACACTCTCCCGTCTAAAGGCGGCCCAGCTGGTGCTGTCGGGTGGCATGGCCAGCCATGGGGTGTTCCTCGTCCGGCAAAGTGAGACACGCCGTGGAGAATATGTTCTCACCTTCAACTTCCAGGGCAAGGCAAAG CACTTACGTCTCTCCCTGAATGAGGACGGACAGTGTCGTGTGCAGCATCTTTGGTTCCAGTCCATTTTCGACATGTTGGAGCATTTCCGTGTGCACCCCATTCCCCTAGAATCAGGGGGGGCCTCTGACGTCACCCTCATCAGTTTTGTGGGTGCTACAAATGTCCGGCAACCAG GCCGGGAAAGGGCAGGCAGCCGCCCCACagtctgtgatgtcatcaccaCGCGCCACCCTGACTCTCCATCAACCCCCATCTCTGACTGTGT ACTTGACCAGCAGACCCCGTAG